The proteins below come from a single Tribolium castaneum strain GA2 chromosome 9, icTriCast1.1, whole genome shotgun sequence genomic window:
- the LOC661417 gene encoding exosome complex component RRP43, producing the protein MSEQYKILHPVKYFRDHLAHKIRPDGREFGEYRPIVVNLGSISTADGSAIAKVGRTTVVCGIKAELCQPKAEAANEGFLIPNVELPPLCSSKFRPGPPTEQAQVATQLVADILKNSDCLDLKTLCIFPDKLAWCLYADLICLDLDGALIDACVVALMAALKSVTLPAVQYDPALDNKQVNVQERKALSVTNTPIATTFAMFDDKILIDPTVDEEDLSTSLVTIVVKEEELCFVHKPGGCVFTEEQLLKCVEESTKRATVIEEIIETAFKSL; encoded by the exons ATGTCAGAACAATACAA GATTTTGCACCCCGTCAAGTACTTCCGCGACCACTTGGCCCACAAAATCCGACCTGATGGGCGCGAATTTGGGGAATATCGCCCCATCGTGGTCAATTTGGGCTCAATTTCGACAGCCGATGGGTCTGCGATTGCCAAAGTTGGTCGCACGACGGTAGTTTGCGGCATTAAAGCG GAGTTGTGTCAGCCCAAGGCTGAGGCTGCAAACGAGGGGTTTTTGATCCCCAATGTGGAATTACCACCGTTGTGTTCGTCAAAATTTCGGCCAGGACCCCCAACTGAACAAGCCCAAGTAGCGACCCAGTTAGTTgccgatattttaaaaaactctgATTGTTTAGACTTAAAAACGTTATGTATATTTCCAGACAAATTAGCTTGGTGTTTATATGctgatttaatttgtttggaTTTGGATGGGGCGTTGATAGACGCGTGTGTTGTTGCGTTAATGGCAGCGCTTAAGTCAG TTACTTTGCCAGCGGTTCAGTACGATCCAGCCCTTGACAACAAGCAAGTGAATGTGCAAGAGAGGAAAGCTCTTAGTGTTACCAACACTCCAATAGCAACAACGTTTGCAATGTTTGATGA TAAAATTCTCATAGACCCAACAGTGGATGAGGAGGACTTAAGTACGTCTTTGGTGACAATTGTGGTGAAGGAAGAAGAGTTGTGTTTTGTTCACAAGCCAGGTGGCTGTGTTTTTACGGAAGAGCAACTTTTAAAGTGTGTGGAAGAAAGTACAAAACGTGCAACTGTGATTGAGGAAATTATAGAAACAgcttttaaaagtttataa